A genomic stretch from Petrimonas mucosa includes:
- the purB gene encoding adenylosuccinate lyase, translating into MKLDELFAISPIDGRYWDKTCELTQYFSEYALIKYRTKVEVEYFIALCELGISPLDKVDSSVFDLLRKVADDFSEQDALRIKVIEKITNHDVKAVEYFLKEKFDELDLEAFKEFIHFGLTSQDINNTATPMMWKAALEKSYVPQLEELASLLAGFAEEWKEIPMLARTHGQPASPTRLGKEIRVFEYRLRNQIEVLKHIPAKAKFGGATGNFNAHRVAYPGIDWKGFAESFLSDKLGLVREEYTTQISNYDALAASFDALKRINTILVDLTRDMWQYISMEYFKQRIKEGEVGSSAMPHKVNPIDFENAEGNLGIANALLEHLAAKLPISRLQRDLTDSTVIRNIGMPLAHGLIAIKSTTKGLTKLLLNEEAIERDLENNWAVVAEGIQTILRREGYPKPYEALKALTRTNRHITQESISSFIDSLDVNESIKEELKAISPKNYTGI; encoded by the coding sequence ATGAAACTCGACGAACTTTTCGCCATCTCTCCCATTGACGGACGATACTGGGACAAAACATGCGAACTGACTCAATATTTCTCGGAATATGCCCTGATTAAATACCGCACGAAAGTGGAGGTGGAGTACTTTATTGCTCTCTGTGAACTGGGTATCTCTCCGCTCGACAAGGTGGATTCTTCCGTTTTTGATCTGCTCAGGAAGGTGGCGGATGATTTTTCGGAACAGGATGCCTTGCGGATTAAAGTGATAGAGAAGATTACCAATCACGACGTCAAGGCGGTGGAGTATTTTCTGAAGGAGAAGTTCGACGAGCTCGATCTCGAAGCTTTCAAGGAGTTTATCCACTTCGGGCTCACATCGCAGGATATCAACAATACGGCCACGCCGATGATGTGGAAAGCAGCATTGGAGAAGAGCTACGTACCGCAACTTGAAGAGCTGGCAAGCCTGCTGGCCGGTTTTGCCGAAGAGTGGAAGGAGATTCCCATGCTGGCGAGGACGCATGGTCAACCGGCATCTCCCACCCGGTTAGGAAAGGAGATACGGGTTTTCGAGTACCGTCTCAGGAACCAGATTGAAGTGCTGAAGCATATTCCGGCAAAAGCCAAGTTTGGCGGGGCAACTGGAAATTTCAACGCCCACCGCGTGGCCTATCCCGGTATTGACTGGAAAGGCTTTGCGGAGAGTTTCTTATCGGACAAGCTAGGGTTGGTCCGTGAGGAGTATACCACCCAGATATCGAACTATGACGCACTGGCAGCCTCCTTCGATGCCCTGAAACGGATCAACACCATTCTTGTTGATTTGACGCGTGACATGTGGCAATACATATCGATGGAGTATTTCAAGCAGCGCATCAAGGAGGGAGAGGTAGGCTCGTCGGCCATGCCGCACAAGGTGAATCCCATCGATTTTGAAAATGCCGAGGGAAACCTTGGGATTGCCAATGCTCTACTCGAACACCTGGCAGCCAAACTGCCAATCTCGAGGCTGCAGCGCGACCTGACCGACTCTACCGTGATCCGCAATATCGGGATGCCGTTGGCACACGGTTTGATTGCAATTAAAAGCACTACAAAAGGGTTGACTAAACTGCTGTTGAATGAGGAGGCGATTGAACGTGATCTGGAGAATAATTGGGCTGTAGTGGCTGAAGGGATTCAGACCATTCTACGCAGGGAGGGTTATCCAAAACCGTATGAAGCCCTGAAAGCGCTGACGCGTACAAACCGGCACATAACCCAGGAGAGCATCTCCAGTTTTATCGACTCGTTGGATGTAAACGAATCGATAAAAGAGGAACTAAAGGCGATTTCGCCCAAGAATTATACAGGAATTTGA